In Anticarsia gemmatalis isolate Benzon Research Colony breed Stoneville strain chromosome 5, ilAntGemm2 primary, whole genome shotgun sequence, the following are encoded in one genomic region:
- the LOC142973232 gene encoding uncharacterized protein LOC142973232, giving the protein MKPIHGDTVSNASCSCTSCSCSSDVDRTSIRRLLAHQGSKIDRLLHEKYIPQRESKLLQKLVKTRVLYEDLRSQLLSNSYNSHKTSEVGIDTEEAEKSDIIALVDLVDKGVILGPKNTKERNECCGCSNYLSKTRLEHMKNGRKSRQIGLNSKSSILSMYKSRDELRLGIKFRTKNIKSDPCTCTFKYEEILKRKSREMLKKVRPEKPSKFDKKIIMNLIDKSCKKYKPEEYRLFKRRQNTPNKKIISVPVNSEETKKSHVMEKSLNCNDLKTNITLSTPGTSYEVNQGIVTENNDKTTTNFEKYKPYKNLAAVIPTRQIDRNAVGNKRFELSQIKTEKPLTILNSSKRPDFRSHKSDKNKFSKLSTQIKVDRTKPNVSKKITNTNQKQMARKLRSGGHALKRCFCTLKLKNMSTSKVSQVSSCIKNAANYKSNALQCYKKKIIEIRNALTSAKYEHILKRLANTSPASQIQCSTVYHKDIIPLSLKMKTPNMEIKKIPCYRVRSTNRGFKQAAFSVKAKNSQQDCKKKCTSKENLQDSLRALKIDIKKLEHFITTPTILNGGRTLVSLDRNIENPKKLTKSVNVSISTEKCFADDYNKILQVALSPKQRFQKSGKDIVTRDTIKKRRHTTIATERPNKKSLKSQLHNMKNSQTLRLSYKRDIPVRTYNPKGTNDNWQLRWEKKCRHSHQTQDCDSNFSVIKEKLWSAYQSYLKKCLLLPKISKTGDYQRNIMRADKYRLHKSPAVVQPLICPLHRQQLDNKTKVKKHKVNKQTETVTTESNCCKSITTSRSLLEKLLNLPHIVASYNQAPESIHKCTTNIKSSITIATSYHAIGRTARAKSKRARCRQKRHDNHRCKTRNRKNKYYLRSERNKNKKASNTFFSYENSLDSEKYRQILASKIYHARRKKNVGNPKIRKKKQQNSVRLVKKYKTAKSSNFSTLEPIQVYTTARSKFTVGKPNQRRHNPRLTQIIQNQIYSKKISEKNGPNCILSTSVTAIESNKTHSYVHGSTNLSLFSLVSKKTLQIRSKLSCSVNYFKIGPSNRPSFPKMLQSKNYTIAESSYGESLSGRSAVYPSQIVNPISMYPRNNGISSIFKRCFCTMNVQVDNNGFRSNLNKLKSYEHDPKYCEPDNDYPDECELNMNNSMRRMSGLSDTDTTPASSSSSQKNEIEVRECQFYEKQSCLPKQRMFKTKTGFRYQILPRKADFKKQSARARSICRFHEKDSTNTSTSIDKKKTRINKYKDNKSKRHTKGSKHIHFQKEETRQHLFRNKRIPGNRNLEANVHECRKSSSFLKRCFCSAKFQGINMNVRPKKRYKAEMLAHRRHQRNFETYKCKAQSISSKTSSISSCATSSNTSRESHQDPSQNEIINKGLSEKKQSYSRAMSNSLSNFDFNIYNNYQQQHLYENICMNADTVQSFRDSMHKVKYSQRIEKKERKNPRVKQISSILRKCFCTSKFDDAKYEPPMPEEEAYSTFKTYNPFSNAGSKRSVMKVYNVRTYPNKLEPFECEPDFCNHLECDPYECLKRIYRRNRTDQASSADIVKTSSAVSMKPARKSRVSEVQFTPPKRKTVVEKVRVCPEPSPVCCSSVGKQAVNLGSSFSFNVEFFKDQPGYASPKAKQVSRASRPPRPPRPTRLPEPKVEKRAPSVPVTKRSVVKQTQRKKALRDSDSQSTTQKSQNTGVGPFLKRCFCTLQFQKKTPKTEPPKTEPPKTEPPKKEPPKKEAPKKEPPKKEPPKPKPPKPPKPEKENISTETQKQKLDNVYMEKGTSTKKKFKYQGRTLDPNECEPGFCVPGECDPTVCLERIKKRNGTEQATCTCPTKTRSVSSTVVIPKSTKPTRPSKAKPPPEKKEVERPPKREVPCVSTTGHRQSVRLASTFSFDIEFYKDVVPYCKPTLKCPKTTITEPPVHATKAVTPPKKPRRDTPVQSKVKTVSIASGPTLKRCFCTLKLQKIGRQQTLDRTVHGTTYKAAATRAKSKPTIKPVAREYGTKTKGKYELEPYECEPGVCIPGECDPYECLARIRARMKDFATETPRPRTKTIISHTVPPKKRKTTQAAAVVKPPRPSRAVENINRQAVRLGSSFSFNVEFYKDRSKVSLPCGEPPCSPSKCKTSSCSTKCPPPPPKLSLGTGSVKPRRETPVQAESVKTESVGSGRGSILKRCFCTLTLLRAEVNTTMNALKSRQIERNEQDKGTITETNNYIPRTALAMDSSVSDISVLSIYSPHENSKLLTENNHERKVVVSRTHVMEAEKQQSSFMSGILSYKTQKKGFNKKLPKEIRIVKNSRFKKGCKILIEPVCKPSSAESSSERLHNKKILQKLQSVLPKAVAAAPVKAKHNKHKPSPSKIMIQIRSSKRQKGKNRKRKQEKKFLTSSIQKKNLRNTKSEGKYFEVYNAVRIKSESQAPNKAFSITNMFYKNQLTKPELGTLTTSVGKNCQKILQSQDSERNKTNKPEMCTSKIAKYIQGNENEPSLFLRPKQYWVQYQVHPKLYKHVDGSKKNILNTTKMETIMSYSPSHFNKSKSKTVFNYEPKNAKDDMLTSASNFSNTRVRRRYSNESYCSRYQNSLQSLAKENYSVVGNMLPSTKPAAAFSNLKRTMLRCLMVFAKKKANKINYNALETAQYVRCNQSKEAALCLKDPKTLKDPKAIKIVSPAKYAYVGKKSSTSRYKETNSTVASNSNITSNTQESKAINRKPFKKQDSSTLLLSSSDKTSGGRYQPSRELIDTKYKSAKTSKMKKSKLFKNIDTDGNIRNESTPKNRTYTAGEPIKNNNPANNDRNVSVANGSTEMSSSSRSDKQTRKMRQHLRHIEQNRLKGNNTSCPCLNYKDKYFSNLDIQFCKIENNLSLQNKCSCKCRNIIRAKESKRDALEEELKSKLKLMQKRRCKACSTKINKDILKLSKKILKVDEQILEAKKMSQEIKKQLLCENILMLNKNAINIKEFGNNELDMKDMIGDNKRDNMLFMTDSLWDIHKVEKAKKHKRSKKNHIEPEPRVIKRGFKHSSNDDSVRNHALINKRKTGSKTLLNDRIDDLIDMKTLMGKSPQQPLRWQKGPTKFCNNIIKAILRTKSCRCVNSLCSRFNPRLTKLSLFSKRFTHIMLFVLSVIVFSPYYIGTRLYRSVLYCYLCTK; this is encoded by the coding sequence atgaagcCAATACATGGAGACACTGTGTCAAACGCTAGCTGTTCCTGTACCTCGTGTTCTTGCAGCAGTGACGTTGATCGCACGTCTATACGACGTCTATTGGCCCACCAAGGATCGAAAATTGATAGATTGCTCCACGAAAAATACATACCTCAAAGAGAAAGCAAACTTTTACAGAAATTAGTTAAAACTAGAGTGTTGTACGAAGACCTCAGGAGCCAGTTGCTCTCTAACAGTTACAACTCTCACAAAACTTCAGAGGTTGGAATAGACACCGAAGAAGCGGAGAAAAGTGATATTATTGCGCTAGTCGACTTGGTCGACAAAGGCGTTATTTTAGGCCCTAAAAATACCAAAGAAAGAAATGAATGTTGTGGCTGTTCTAACTACTTATCAAAGACAAGACTTGAACACATGAAAAACGGACGCAAATCACGACAAATTGGCCTTAATTCTAAATCAAGCATTTTATCAATGTACAAATCACGTGATGAATTACGATTAGGAATAAAATTTAGAACCAAAAACATTAAGTCAGATCCATGTACTTGCACTTTTAAGTACGAGGAAATATTAAAACGAAAATCCAGGGAAATGTTGAAAAAAGTTCGCCCCGAAAAGCCTAGTAAatttgataagaaaataattatgaatttaatCGATAAATCATGCAAGAAATATAAGCCAGAGGAATATCGATTATTTAAACGTCGACAGAATACGCCAAATAAGAAGATTATTTCGGTTCCTGTAAACTCAGAAGAGACAAAGAAAAGCCATGTAATGGAAAAATCTCTAAATTGCAACgacttaaaaacaaatattactcTATCTACCCCAGGTACCTCATACGAAGTCAACCAAGGCATCGTAACGGAAAACAATGACAAAACTACCACAAACTTTGAAAAGTATAAACCGTACAAAAATCTTGCTGCAGTAATTCCCACAAGACAAATTGATAGGAATGCTGTTGGAAATAAAAGGTTCGAATTAAGTCAAATTAAAACGGAAAAACCTTTGACCATTTTGAATTCTAGTAAAAGGCCTGATTTTAGATCCCATAAGAGtgacaaaaataagttttctaaatTATCTACGCAAATAAAAGTGGACCGAACAAAGCCAAATGTCAGTAAAAAAATTACCAACACTAATCAAAAACAAATGGCAAGAAAATTGCGAAGTGGCGGGCACGCGCTGAAAAGGTGTTTTtgtactttaaaactaaaaaacatgAGTACCAGTAAAGTCTCACAAGTATCATCGTGCATAAAAAATGCAGCGAACTATAAATCAAATGCCCTGCaatgttataaaaagaaaatcattgaAATCCGGAATGCATTAACTTCTGCAAAGtatgaacatattttaaaaagattagcAAATACTTCACCTGCCTCCCAAATACAATGTTCTACCGTATACCACAAAGATATTATTCCATTATCATTGAAAATGAAAACACCTAATAtggaaataaagaaaattccGTGTTACAGAGTAAGATCCACAAATAGAGGTTTTAAACAAGCTGCTTTCAGTGTAAAAGCTAAGAATTCACAACAAGattgtaagaaaaaatgtacTAGCAAAGAAAATTTGCAAGATAGTTTACGTGCGTTAAAAATTGACATTAAGAAATtagaacattttattacaacacCCACAATTCTAAACGGCGGAAGAACATTGGTTTCTCTGGACCGAAATATAGAGAATCCGAAAAAGCTCACTAAATCCGTTAACGTGTCTATATCTACAGAAAAATGCTTTGCcgatgattataataaaattttacaagttGCATTATCACCTAAACAAAGGTTTCAAAAGTCCGGTAAAGATATAGTAACAAGAGATACTATTAAAAAACGAAGACACACTACAATTGCGACTGAAAGACCCAATAAGAAGAGTTTAAAATCTCAATTACACAATATGAAAAATAGCCAAACTTTAAGATTATCTTACAAACGTGATATTCCAGTTAGAACATACAACCCAAAAGGAACTAACGATAACTGGCAACTTCGATGGGAGAAAAAGTGTCGTCATTCACACCAAACACAAGATTGCGACTCGAATTTCAGTGTTATCAAAGAGAAATTATGGTCTGCTTACCAAAGTTATCTAAAAAAATGTCTTCTCCTTCCCAAAATTTCTAAAACGGGCGATTATCAACGTAATATTATGCGCGCGGATAAATATCGCCTACACAAGAGTCCCGCCGTGGTTCAACCTTTGATTTGTCCCCTGCATCGGCAACAACTTGATAATAAGACGAAAGTGAAAAAACATAAAGTTAACAAACAAACTGAAACCGTAACTACCGAAAGTAACTGTTGTAAAAGCATCACAACCTCAAGAAGTCTTTTAgaaaaactactgaacctaCCACACATTGTGGCTTCTTATAATCAAGCGCCTGAGTCTATACACAAATGTACTACCAATATAAAAAGTAGCATTACTATCGCGACATCATACCATGCAATAGGACGTACCGCGAGAGCTAAATCTAAAAGGGCTAGATGCAGACAAAAACGTCACGATAACCACAGATGTAAAACAAGGAAtaggaaaaacaaatattatttacgatcAGAgcgtaacaaaaacaaaaaggcgtctaatacattttttagttACGAAAATAGTTTGGATTCTGAAAAATATAGGCAAATATTAGCCTCAAAAATATATCATGCACGAAGAAAGAAAAACGTAGGTAATCCGAAGATTAGgaaaaagaaacaacaaaacTCTGTAAgattggtaaaaaaatataaaacagctAAAAGTTCTAATTTCTCAACATTAGAACCGATTCAAGTATACACCACCGCCCGAAGCAAATTTACTGTAGGGAAACCGAATCAACGCAGACACAATCCACGTTTAacacaaataattcaaaatcaaatatacAGTAAAAAGATTTCAGAGAAAAATGGTCCGAATTGCATTCTATCAACATCTGTTACTGCAATAGAATCTAATAAAACCCATTCTTATGTCCATGGCTCAACCAATCTAAGTCTGTTTAGCTTAGTATCGAAAAAAACTCTACAAATCAGGTCAAAACTTAGTTGTTCAGtgaattactttaaaattggaCCTTCAAATAGACCAAGTTTTCCCAAGATGCTACAATCTAAAAACTACACCATAGCTGAAAGCAGTTACGGTGAAAGTCTGTCTGGAAGAAGCGCTGTGTATCCCTCACAGATAGTTAACCCAATATCAATGTACCCTCGCAATAATGGTATTTCTTCCATATTTAAGAGGTGTTTCTGCACCATGAATGTGCAAGTAGATAATAATGGATTTCGATCAAACCTAAACAAACTTAAATCTTATGAACACGATCCAAAATATTGTGAACCAGATAATGATTATCCTGATGAATgtgaattaaatatgaataactCTATGAGGCGAATGTCCGGTTTATCTGACACAGATACAACACCAGCTTCCAGCTCAAGCTCacaaaaaaatgaaatagaagTCAGGGAATGCCAGTTCTATGAAAAGCAGTCTTGTCTGCCAAAACAACGAATGTTCAAAACGAAGACTGGCTTTAGATATCAGATCCTTCCCAGAAAGGCAGATTTCAAAAAACAGTCCGCACGCGCTCGTTCTATTTGCAGATTCCATGAAAAAGATTCTACAAATACGTCGACCTCCATCGACAAAAAGAAgacaagaataaataaatacaaggacaataaatctaaaagacATACGAAGGGGTCAAAacacatacattttcaaaaggaAGAAACTAGACAACATCTTTTTCGGAATAAAAGGATTCCGGGCAACAGAAACCTCGAAGCAAATGTACATGAATGCAGGAAATCAAGTTCCTTTCTAAAACGATGTTTTTGTTCTGCAAAGTTTCAAggaataaatatgaatgttcGTCCAAAAAAAAGATACAAAGCAGAAATGTTAGCGCATCGACGTCACCAGCGTAATTTTGAAACATATAAATGTAAAGCACAATCAATAAGTTCTAAAACAAGTTCAATATCGTCTTGTGCAACCTCTTCAAACACTTCACGGGAATCACATCAGGATCCTtcacaaaatgaaataatcaaTAAAGGCTTGAGTGAAAAGAAACAATCGTACAGCCGGGCTATGAGTAATTCTTTGAGTAATTTTGACTTTAATATCTACAATAATTACCAACAACAACATCTTTATGAAAACATTTGCATGAATGCTGATACTGTTCAATCTTTTAGAGACAGTATGCACAAAGTAAAATACAGTCAAAGAATTGAGAAAAAAGAGCGCAAAAACCCAAGAGTAAAACAGATTAGTTcaatattaagaaaatgtttttgcaCGTCAAAATTTGACGATGCTAAATATGAACCACCAATGCCGGAAGAAGAAGCTTATTCTACATTCAAAACATATAATCCCTTTAGCAACGCTGGAAGTAAAAGAAGTGTGATGAAAGTTTACAATGTAAGAACTTATCCGAATAAATTAGAGCCATTTGAATGTGAGCCTGATTTTTGTAATCACTTAGAATGTGACCCTTATGAATGTTTAAAACGTATCTATCGAAGAAATCGTACAGATCAGGCTTCAAGTGCAGATATTGTCAAAACATCATCTGCGGTTAGTATGAAACCTGCGCGCAAGTCTCGAGTCAGCGAAGTGCAATTTACTCCACCAAAGAGAAAAACTGTTGTAGAGAAAGTACGAGTATGTCCAGAACCATCTCCTGTCTGTTGTTCCTCTGTAGGGAAACAAGCTGTAAATCTTGGTtcaagttttagttttaatgtcGAGTTTTTCAAAGATCAACCGGGTTATGCATCCCCTAAAGCGAAACAAGTGTCTCGGGCCTCTAGACCACCTAGACCACCTAGACCGACTAGACTACCGGAACCCAAAGTTGAAAAACGTGCCCCAAGTGTACCTGTAACGAAACGTTCCGTTGTTAAACAAACTCAACGTAAAAAGGCTTTACGTGATTCTGACTCACAGTCCACGACTCAAAAATCACAAAACACAGGGGTTGGACCATTTTTGAAACGATGTTTCTGTACtttacaatttcaaaaaaaaacaCCCAAGACAGAACCACCGAAGACAGAACCACCAAAAACAGAACCACCCAAGAAAGAACCTCCTAAGAAAGAAGCACCCAAGAAAGAACCACCAAAGAAAGAACCACCAAAGCCAAAACCACCAAAACCACCAAAACCTGAAAAGGAGAATATATCAActgaaacacaaaaacaaaaactagataATGTTTATATGGAGAAAGGTACTAGCACtaagaaaaagtttaaatatcaAGGAAGAACGCTTGACCCAAACGAATGTGAACCTGGCTTTTGTGTACCTGGAGAATGTGATCCGACAGTGTGtttagaaagaataaaaaaaagaaacggAACAGAACAGGCGACTTGTACTTGCCCTACTAAGACTCGTTCGGTTTCTAGTACCGTAGTCATACCTAAAAGCACAAAACCCACTAGACCTTCAAAGGCTAAACCGCCACCCGAAAAAAAGGAGGTTGAACGGCCCCCTAAAAGAGAAGTGCCATGTGTCAGTACAACAGGACATAGGCAATCGGTACGTTTAGCATCTACTTTCAGTTTTGACATAGAGTTTTATAAAGATGTAGTTCCTTACTGTAAGCCTACTCTAAAATGCCCTAAAACAACTATCACTGAGCCACCAGTTCATGCGACGAAGGCAGTGACTCCCCCTAAAAAACCCAGACGAGATACTCCTGTTCAATCAAAAGTTAAAACAGTATCTATAGCGTCTGGTCCCACATTGAAGAGATGTTTTTGTACgttaaaacttcaaaaaattGGCAGACAACAAACTTTGGACAGAACTGTACATGGGACTACGTATAAAGCAGCTGCCACTAGAGCAAAATCCAAGCCCACGATAAAACCAGTAGCTAGGGAATATGGCACAAAGACCAAAGGAAAATATGAATTAGAACCTTATGAATGTGAACCTGGAGTCTGTATACCCGGTGAATGTGATCCTTATGAATGTTTGGCGCGTATAAGAGCAAGAATGAAAGACTTCGCTACTGAAACTCCACGTCCAAGAACTAAAACTATAATCAGCCACACTGTGCCGCCGAAGAAACGTAAGACAACTCAGGCAGCAGCAGTCGTGAAGCCACCTCGACCTTCACGAGCCGTGGAAAATATTAACCGCCAAGCAGTGCGTTTAGGTTCTAGTTTCAGTTTCAACGTCGAGTTTTATAAAGATAGATCTAAAGTGAGTTTACCTTGTGGGGAACCCCCTTGCAGTCCATCAAAATGCAAGACTTCTTCTTGCAGTACAAAATGTCCTCCTCCTCCTCCTAAATTGTCTCTAGGCACCGGTTCTGTGAAACCCCGACGCGAAACACCAGTACAAGCAGAATCTGTCAAAACGGAATCAGTTGGTTCTGGAAGGGGTTCAATATTGAAGCGGTGCTTTTGCACTTTGACGCTCTTGAGAGCTGAAGTGAACACAACCATGAATGCGCTCAAAAGTCGACAAATTGAAAGAAATGAACAGGATAAGGGTACGATAACTGAGACAAATAATTACATTCCACGAACAGCACTCGCAATGGATTCAAGTGTCAGCGACATTAGTGTCCTTAGTATATATAGTCCACATGAAAACTCTAAATTATTAACAGAAAACAATCATGAACGTAAAGTTGTTGTATCTAGAACTCATGTAATGGAGGCAGAAAAGCAACAATCGTCGTTTATGTCCGGAATTCTGTCGTACAAGACACagaaaaaaggttttaataaaaaactaccAAAAGAGATAAGAATAGTTAAGAACTCACGATTCAAAAAAgggtgtaaaatattaatagaaccAGTTTGTAAACCGTCTTCTGCAGAATCAAGCTCTGAAAGACTGCATAACAAAAAGATTCTGCAAAAGCTACAAAGCGTTTTACCTAAAGCTGTCGCTGCTGCACCTGTAAAAgcaaaacataacaaacataaaCCATCACCGTCAAAAATTATGATTCAAATCCGCTCATCGAAACGGCAAAAAGGCAAAAACAGAAAACGAAAGCAAGAAAAAAAGTTTCTTACTTCAAGCattcaaaagaaaaacttaCGAAACACGAAATCagaaggaaaatattttgaggTTTATAATGCTGTGCGAATTAAATCGGAATCTCAAGCACCTAATAAAGCATTTTCAATTACAAACATGTTCTATAAAAACCAATTGACGAAACCTGAACTCGGAACTTTGACAACTTCAGTCGGTAAAAACTGCCAAAAAATACTTCAATCCCAAGATTcggaaagaaataaaacaaataaaccagAAATGTGTACTTCTAAAATAGCCAAATATATTCAGGGAAATGAAAATGAACCATCACTATTTTTAAGACCCAAACAATATTGGGTGCAATATCAAGTGCACCCTAAATTGTACAAACACGTTGATGGtagcaagaaaaatatattaaatactacCAAGATGGAAACTATTATGTCGTACAGTCCCTCACATTTCAATAAGTCTAAGAGTAAAACTGTTTTCAATTACGAACCTAAAAATGCTAAAGACGACATGCTTACTTCTGCAAGCAATTTTTCTAATACACGTGTCCGTCGTAGATATTCAAATGAATCATATTGTTCTCGTTATCAAAATTCTCTTCAATCTTTGGCAAAGGAAAATTACTCTGTTGTAGGCAATATGCTGCCAAGCACAAAACCTGCGGCGGCATTCTCAAATTTAAAAAGAACTATGTTACGCTGTTTAATGGTATTTGCAAAGAAGaaggcaaataaaataaattataacgcTTTAGAAACTGCTCAATATGTACGCTGCAATCAATCTAAAGAAGCTGCGTTGTGCTTAAAGGACCCTAAGACCTTAAAAGATCCAAAAGCGATTAAAATTGTATCACCCGCAAAATACGCTTACGTTGGTAAAAAATCCTCAACGTCTCGATATAAAGAGACAAATTCAACCGTAGCCAGTAATAGTAATATAACTAGTAACACACAAGAATCAAAGGCAATTAATCGGAAACCTTTCAAAAAACAAGATTCCTCGACATTACTTTTATCGTCTTCTGATAAAACTTCAGGCGGTCGCTATCAACCATCTCGTGAACTGATTGATACAAAGTATAAATCTGCAAAAACTTCTAAGATGAAAAagtctaaattatttaaaaacatagatACAGACGGCAATATCCGTAATGAATCTACACCCAAAAATCGTACATACACTGCGGGtgaaccaataaaaaataataatcctgCTAATAATGATAGGAATGTTAGTGTAGCCAACGGGTCTACAGAAATGTCCTCGTCTTCTCGTAGCGATAAACAAACTCGGAAGATGCGACAACATTTGCGTCATATCGAACAAAACCGTTTAAAAGGCAACAACACATCTTGTCCCTGTTTAAactataaagataaatatttttcaaatcttgATATTCAATTCTGCAAGATTGAAAATAACTTGTCACTTCAAAACAAGTGTTCTTGTAAATGTAGGAATATTATACGAGCAAAAGAAAGTAAAAGAGATGCTTTAGAAGAAGAATTAAAATCTAAACTGAAATTGATGCAAAAAAGGCGTTGTAAGGCATGTtctactaaaattaataaagacattttaaaactgagtaaaaaaatattaaaagttgaCGAACAGATACTAGAAGCGAAGAAAATGAGTCAGGAAATAAAGAAGCAATTATTatgtgaaaacattttaatgctcaacaaaaatgctataaatattaaagagtTTGGAAATAACGAGTTGGATATGAAAGACATGATAGGAGATAATAAACGGGATAATATGCTATTTATGACGGATTCACTGTGGGACATACATAAAGTAGAAAAGGCGAAGAAACATAAACGTTCAAAGAAGAATCACATAGAGCCTGAACCGAGAGTCATAAAGCGTGGTTTCAAACATTCTAGCAACGATGATTCTGTGCGAAATCACGCACTAATTAATAAGAGAAAGACGGGCTCTAAGACACTTCTAAATGACAGGATTGATGATTTGATAGACATGAAGACTCTTATGGGAAAGAGTCCACAACAACCTTTGAGATGGCAAAAAGGGCCTActaagttttgtaataatattataaaggcaATTCTTCGAACTAAATCATGTCGTTGTGTTAATTCCTTGTGTTCACGATTTAATCCTCGTCTTACGAAATTAAGTTTGTTTTCGAAACGTTTtacacatattatgttatttgtgtTATCTGTTATTGTTTTCAGTCCTTATTATATTGGAACACGTTTATATAGGTCTGTATTGTATTGCTACTTGTgtacgaaataa
- the LOC142973389 gene encoding 18S rRNA aminocarboxypropyltransferase, producing MAPGKKGNVHGKRSNHHVKRDYAERLNDLSIQSSEESGSDDSSSDNEGVEASFAVSMWDLNHCDPKKCSGRKLLRHNLIKNLKLGQRFPGLVLSPVGTQCVSPNDKDIIEKFGLAVIDCSWAKIDETPFGRMKSPHPRLLPFLVAANPINYGKPYQLSCVEALAAAMVITGHKKEAQFYLSKFSWGHSFLELNSEALDMYAACTDSKSVLEAQEKFLESAQNEKDDRPMWPPSESETESEDEPS from the coding sequence ATGGCGCCGGGAAAAAAAGGCAACGTCCATGGAAAGCGTTCGAATCATCATGTGAAGCGAGATTATGCTGAGAGATTAAACGATCTAAGTATTCAGTCGTCGGAAGAAAGTGGTTCTGATGATAGCAGCTCTGATAATGAAGGCGTTGAAGCTTCATTTGCCGTGAGCATGTGGGATTTAAACCATTGCGATCCGAAAAAGTGCTCAGGCAGAAAACTCTTAAGACACAATCTCATAAAAAACCTGAAGCTGGGTCAACGATTTCCTGGATTAGTACTATCACCTGTTGGTACTCAATGTGTCAGTCCTAACGACAAAGATATTATTGAGAAGTTTGGTTTAGCAGTCATAGATTGTTCATGGGCAAAAATTGATGAAACTCCTTTTGGTAGAATGAAGTCACCACATCCACGACTATTGCCATTCTTAGTTGCTGCAAATCCTATTAATTATGGAAAACCGTATCAGTTGAGTTGTGTGGAGGCTTTAGCTGCAGCTATGGTTATAACTGGGCATAAGAAAGAAGcacaattttatttgtcaaagtTTTCATGGGGCCATTCATTTTTGGAACTGAACTCGGAGGCTTTAGATATGTATGCAGCTTGTACTGACAGTAAGAGTGTGTTGGAAGCTCAAGAGAAGTTCTTAGAATCTGCTCAGAATGAGAAAGATGACAGACCAATGTGGCCCCCGAGTGAATCTGAAACAGAGTCGGAAGATGAACCTTCATAg